From Passer domesticus isolate bPasDom1 chromosome 5, bPasDom1.hap1, whole genome shotgun sequence, the proteins below share one genomic window:
- the AMIGO2 gene encoding amphoterin-induced protein 2: protein MSLNWQTLPTRLGVFKANCKGLACLLVFTVSVCGSAPGMCPAACICASDIVSCTNKNLTRVPGNLYKCMKRLDLSYNRIGILEPEWVPVLSEKLNTLIVNHNSISSISTGSFSTTPNLKYLDLSSNSLKTLGSPVFQELKELEVLLLYNNQIAQIESLAFGGLYKLQKLYLSYNLVSHFPLDLYVGKHKLTDLVLLDISFNHIQTMPVQRLSSVPAKQLSGIYLHGNPFYCDCVLYSMLVFWYQRHFSSVVDFKNEYSCLLQSDPRGHNELPFLHDNVMNCSESTVNSSFQAFGFIHDAQVGDRLIVHCDSRISDTGTQFVWVSPDNRLLEPDRDTDNFKVFPNGSLEITDAQLENSGLYSCIAINKKRLLNETIEVRINVSNFTVNRSHAHEAFNTAFTTLAACVASIILVLLYLYLTPCPCQCKAKKKKRKLNQSSAHPSILNSALPQELPADEKKASTGKRVVFLEPVHEPKQSQNGKVKLFPNDSVITESILKTTRTKSDSDSVNSVFSDTPFMPPA, encoded by the coding sequence AACTGCAAAGGACTCGCATGCCTCTTGGTCTTCACCGTGAGTGTTTGTGGCAGTGCCCCGGGGATGTGTCCAGCAGCCTGCATCTGTGCCAGTGATATCGTAAGCTGCACTAATAAGAACCTCACTCGAGTGCCAGGAAATCTTTATAAATGTATGAAAAGGCTGGATCTGAGTTATAACAGAATTGGGATTTTGGAGCCTGAATGGGTCCCAGTGCTGTCTGAGAAACTGAACACTTTAATAGTCAATCATAATAGCATTAGCAGCATTAGCACTGGAAGCTTTTCCACAACCCCGAATCTGAAGTATCTAGACTTGTCATCCAACAGCCTGAAAACACTGGGCAGCCCTGTGTTTCAGGAGCTAAAGGAGCTGGAGGTTCTCCTGCTGTACAACAATCAAATAGCACAGATCGAGTCCTTAGCCTTTGGAGGATTGTACAAATTACAGAAACTGTACCTAAGCTACAACTTGGTCTCACATTTCCCACTGGACTTATATGTTGGAAAACATAAACTGACAGACCTTGTGTTGCTGGACATTTCCTTTAATCACATCCAGACGATGCCTGTTCAGCGCCTGAGTTCAGTGCCAGCCAAACAACTTAGTGGAATTTATCTTCATGGCAACCCATTCTATTGTGACTGTGTCCTGTACTCTATGCTAGTCTTCTGGTATCAAAGGCATTTCAGCTCAGTGGTGGACTTCAAAAATGAGTACAGCTGTTTGTTGCAGTCAGACCCAAGAGGTCATAATgaactgcctttcctgcacGATAATGTTATGAATTGCTCTGAGAGTACCGTCAACAGCTCTTTCCAAGCCTTTGGGTTTATTCATGATGCCCAGGTTGGTGACAGGCTGATTGTACACTGTGACAGCAGAATCAGCGATACAGGCACACAGTTTGTTTGGGTTAGTCCAGACAATCGACTGCTGGAGCCAGACAGGGACACTGATAACTTCAAGGTGTTTCCTAATGGCAGCCTGGAGATAACAGATGCCCAGCTAGAGAACTCAGGGCTGTATTCCTGCATTGCAATAAATAAGAAAAGACTATTAAATGAAACCATAGAGGTCAGAATAAATGTTAGCAATTTCACAGTGAACAGGTCCCACGCTCATGAAGCATTTAATACAGCTTTTACCACCCTTGCTGCCTGTGTGGCCAGTATTATTTTAGTGCTGCTGTATCTCTATCTGACCCCCTGCCCGTGTCAATGTAAGGCaaaaaagaagaagaggaagcTGAACCAAAGCAGTGCCCACCCATCCATACTGAATTCGGCACTGCCGCAAGAGCTGCCAGCTGACGAGAAGAAGGCTAGCACTGGGAAACGGGTGGTTTTCCTGGAACCTGTGCACGAACCAAAACAGAGTCAGAATGGGAAAGTAAAACTGTTCCCCAATGACAGTGTCATTACAGAGAGTATCTTAAAAACTACTCGAACAAAATCCGACTCTGACTCTGTCAACTCTGTGTTCTCAGATACGCCTTTCATGCCGCCAGCTTAG